The window atttttgttaagacCCTTGAGTTTTTTTAATATCTTATTGACAGCAATTCTTGAGGCTAAGTGTGTTGCTTTTTGCGGGAGTCACTTTGAGCAACTTGTCACATACAATGCTCTAGTCTATAAACAGGgtgtaaaagaaaagaaatggttTGCCCCGTTCAGATCTGACTTGTTGAGTAGAATagctcaaccccccccccccttcctttTTTTTTAGATTGATTTTTATTGCATAATCAAAGTTCTGTAGAAATGAGAACATTTCACAAAGGGTGCATGTGGCACGTAGAGGATAATGAGGTTTTCATACATGGTTTGGCCATTTCCTTTGTAGGCCTGCTATACACCTTTTCCAGGTGTGGCAATATATTTGAAGTGATGAAAGTTTATGAGGTAGACCTAAGCTTACACGGAGAGAAATTGTCTCCATAGACTTGAATTCTAAAATTATAGGTAAGAGCAGAACAAGATTGAAGGAAAGAATAGATATAGGCGAAACCAATTAGCTGGCTTCAAGGTTTTGTTGTTCATACTCTTAGATTAGGCTTGATTTATGTCAGGAGTCGTTCATTTTGATTTGAGACTTGTACACCATGTAGGTATAATTGTTATATCAGATAAGTTCGTTTGCCAGAATCCCTAATGTGACTTGATAGTCAGATTGGAATCGGGATactttataattaaaaaaaagtcaGATTGGAACTAGAATGAGAATAGAGCGGGATGGATCGATTACAACTACTTTCGAATTAAGGTATATTTGATTAATGTTGTCGTAGAAGTATATAATACTAGGGATTTCTACTAGGAGAAACAATACCTGTTAAAAAAAAAGTTGTATGCAAGAAATTCTTATGATTTTGACTTAACATAGTAATGTTTATCAAAACATACTCGAATGTAAGGTGACAATTGACGACAGGATATTCTATTTTGATGGTTGCTCAGACAAAACCTGTCATGTCTCCTCGATAATTTCTGTAGTACAGTGATGAATGTAATTGTTCTTTTATGATAGCTGTCAGACAAAAGAATTCATGTTTCCTAGGTTATTCCTACAGTATTATGCTTGATTGTAATTGTTCAGTCATGGTAGCTGTCAGATAGAAGAAGTTGTGTTTCATAGGTTATTCCTATAGTACTATGCTGATTGTAATTTCTTTATATGGTATCTCAGATTTCTCCTCGGAAGGGTCAGCGCTGAACTCATACGGCCCTAATATTGAATTTGAACTGCGTGCCACAAGGCTCAAACTCCTTGAGGAAATTGACAGGAGAAAAACTGCAGAGGATTCTCTTAATATGATGCAATGTCAGTGGCAGAGCATCAGTAATGTTCTATCTCAGGCAGGGTTAACACTTCCATCACCTTCGGATGTCATTGGTGGTATGCAGCCTGATAATCTTTCAATTGAGCAGCTCTCTCAGGAAGTAATTGTCACAAGATTTGTTGCTGAAGCAATAGCAAAAGGTCAAGCTCGTGTAGAAGCTGAACTAGCTGCAGAGGCAATACTTGAATCAAAAAACCAGGAAATTTCAAGGTTGAGAGACAGACTCCGATACTATGAGGCTGTAAATCATGAGATGTCCCAGAGAAATCAGGAAATTGTTGGTAGGTGTTGCTTCTCTTACTACTTGAACGCCAATTATAACAACTCTGATAAATGTCTTACCATCCAGACATCACCCTTCTGTAAGTAAACACCCGCATCACAGAAATCTGATAGGTTTCTTCATAATCGCTAACTAGCATCTTTGATATTGTTGTGGTCTTTCTTCAGCTTTAGTTTCTTATAACTGAAGGAATCTTATAATCCAATAGAAAAAGATTATCTAGGATAAGTGTCTTGCATTTACTTGAAACACTTCGCTGGCATCTTTTTCAGTCAGCCAGGCATCTTTACTTAAATAAAAGATATATCCTATTTCCCCCACTCAACCAAAAAGAAGTCTATAGACTATGCTTTATAATAAGCTATGGTTGTGGGATACCTCTGAGTTAGCACGAGCTTCATTTATTGTCATACACGCTTTTGGTTGATCAGAAGTTTCTGCATCATGTGATTATGAGAATGAGACAATAATGCTTACTTAAACATAGACTCTGCCCTAAATAAAGTTGAATGGGAGTGGGTTAGTTACTTCTGCCACAAGTCTATTTAACTTGTGCAAACAGTGGCACTGTTATTTGCACCATTGATGTATCTGAATGTTTTGATCAACCTTTTTCAAAAGATCTACCTCATTAGTTGCCCAATCTTGGCTTAAAGAGACCCTTGGTCAGGATTATTTTTCAGTTAAAGTCTGTTGTAGCTTGAGAAAACCACCAAATTTTCATTTATTATTGGCCTATAGTCCCTTGGTCAGGGTTATTTTTGGTCGGAGTCTGCTGTAGCTTGGTAAACCGCTATTTTCATTTAGTGTAATTTAAACATTAATCCCCAACTACTTGttttaactctctctctctctctcgcctATAATTTAACTGTTATAATTGAATTATATGCTTATGTGCCACCAGGAATGATGCCATTTCTTTATCAGTTGacaaatttcatttcaaacatTCTGCAGATGTTGCTAGGAAGCAGCGACAGAGGAAAAGAATGCAGAGGAAGTGGCTATGGAGTTGTATAGGGCTCTCTGCTGCCATTGGCGTTTCAGCGGTTGCTTATAATTACCTGCCACAGACTAGTAAACATCAACCAATTTCAAAACCTTGTGATTCAACAGGTGCTGGCACTCATGAAACGGCCTAACAATATTGGTTAATTTGCTCGGCCAACACGCACACTCCAGGGTTTTTAGACGAGTTATACATAGGTTAGGTATTGCGGCAGCTTCATGCTGCAGTTTTGCTCTAATAAAAGTTGGACGGGCTAGTTAATCTTTTTTAAGATGCAACAGTGTTGCTGGTACTAAATCAAGAGGGTTTGCTTAGAGCCTGTGCAAATCAGATTTCAAGGTTGTTAGCCATCTTGCAGTTTGCTCACATAATAATTAGTGTCCTGAGTTTGTACTCAGGTCTGTTGGGCATTTGAGAACATAAATGTCTTTCAATGTTGATGTCTGTATTTGGTACTGTTGCAGCCTGGTGGATGATCAGATCAGTCATGTTTGTATACCATTAGCTTGTAGTAGGCGTATTCTGCCTTCTTTCCATCTGCGATATAAagtttttaatcattttttctGCGAAGAGATTGAGATCTATATAATGTTGTCAGTGCCGCCACTGAGAGATATATTTAAATGGTTTTTGAAGAGGACCAGGGTAAGTTGTAAAAAAAACTAGATAACACTAGGTAGTAAGAACGAATAAAAGAGCTCTTCTTTAATACCAAGAGGAGCTGCACatatcttgtttttcttttttattggtCAATGTGAAAAGTAATTATCTGAAAGCCGAACAAGTTATCTGTTAATTCGACTCCACTGTCAAACGAGTTTGGATTTCAAAATGTGAAATGTATCTTCTGTAGGTTAGTTTTATTACCTGTATCGTTTGGATAAAATGGGTTCCTCTCCGAAACAAATTATGACTTGAATAAATAATTTGGAGGCAAGTCTGAATATGATACAAGATAAGGTAGTAGCATTGGAGGACCATGAAAATAAAAAAACTGGTGAAATTCAGAGATTCTGTTAGCATAATAAAGGCGGGGCTGTAGTTCAGTAACAATGTAATAGAGCAATCAGGTACTTGTATCAAATGTCAAAATTATATTTCAGTAAAGAGACAGTTACCACAATAATGATGACAACTATCAGGGTCCAACTCATTTTTCAATCGCTTTATCCATTCCTtttctgaaaatgtaaaatcaaaGTGCAATTTGGTGTTGGTTCCCAAGACATGAACATTTTTCTGGAAGCTGTTACTTTTGAAAAAGGCGGATGGGGTGAGAGAGGCTCGAACTCTCGACCTCAGGATTACTCAGAAGCTATGAGACCTACGCGCTAGCCAACTGCGCCACCACCCCTGCTCGTTGTTTATTTTCTTAAGGCAAAGTAGAACCCCCAAATGATAATGTGAATGGTAAGTGCTCCAGTCTAGACAAACAAGTTGTAGTACCCAAGTCGAAATAGATGAGGAACAAACGTTTGAGAAAGCGCATTGGGAAGTACATTATTATATGAAAAGTGTTATAGGTGAGCTCATTCTAACTGAAACACCATTGTGTTATGGGTTCTAGAATTATATTTGGTGAACAAAAAACTCTTGGAAAAGCAAGAGCGGTTGAGTAGGTTAATATCTGATACAAAAGTTGCTTTCCCCCAGATACAATTGGGCAAGTGTTAGTACCTTATAATATATAAAGCATATATGCTAAAGGTGTCAAACATATACTCTTTCCCTTTCTACTCGACGTTCTATTTGTTTAGGCTTACAATGCGAAGGAgctttttgttttccttatcgGTTTGTAATATCAACAGTTTGACTTCGAAAGGAATATCGAGCAGCACCACATAAGTCTGGAATCTTTTGAAGAAACAAGAAAAGTAACAAAAGTAGCAAAGAGGACCATCAAGGCTTCTAACTAAACCTACCTCCATTCCTTCCACTGGTGAACCATAACGGAGTCTAATTCAGGCTTCAAGCAACCAATTCTTCAAGCGCATTTACTAGCTTGACTTGACGATAAGTATGTAATTTTTAGCCTCGATGATGAACTAGGTAACAAACTCTTACTACCAAATATACGTATACTTCTAGTGGTCAGATCATCCAAATTGCACGGAGATTAACAATGAGACCCCGTAAAAGAGGAATTGGATAAAACGATAAACAAGATGAGCATATGTTAAGAGTGTTTGGATCACTCTCCCCTAGCAATTCCATTTACTACCCTCAACTGAAATGGATTACATTTGAGTGAAAACACACTTGGACAAATGAAAAATGCATATGCTGAGCTTCTAATACAACTGCAGTGCTCAATTTCAAATGATGAATGTGTTACCAAAGCACAACACTCGTTATCTGCCACAACCTGGTTAGTATGTGTCACCACATCAGTAGAAGGTTCAAGAAGAGCCCACAAGGAGTTAATTAGGCAGGACTGATTATTTCTCATGTTTCCTTAAATGCACTGTCAATCCTCTATATGCCGAGGGCCAATCAAAATGCAACACATCTGAAGGCGTTATCAAGTTCATGCTTCACCAGGAAAACGACCAgatgtgagcaaaatctgccatccTGGACACACTATTCATCACTTGGCGGCAACTTCTAGTAATTCCTGCCAACTGGTAAGTTTTTCCCTGGGTTTGTTTTTCAGACTCCCTCTCCTTTTCTCTTCACTGTCGATCTTTTCCCAGCCACCAAATGGAACGATTTTGACATTCCTGCTATCTAGCAGTTGGAGCAGGCCATCCCTTCCGGGCTTTGATAAGCCAGAGCTTGAAGTTACCAATCCTCTCTGTATGTCTTCTAATATACTAGCGACCTGTTATGTCTTAATTAGCAAAGCTAACTATAATATTCTAGACTTAttgcctgtttggccaagctgtaaAAATCCGCTTATTTTGAGATGTGTTTtttcttaaaagtgcttttctcaaaagtacttttggtgagaagcagtttgtgttcgGCTAagtaatttgaaaagcacttgtgagcagcaattagtgtttggctaagcttttaaaaactgcttctaagtgtatttttctcaaaagtgtttttcaaaaaagtgcttttggagagaagctacttttttctgcttctccaaaactgcttctgcttctacgcaaaagcatttttttccttttaaaagtttggtcaaacacttcTACTTTGAGCAAAGTactttttttgagaaaaaaatgcttttggctttggagaaacttggccaaacatgtTATTAATCCTATTAGCTTGTAAGAAAATTCCTTGGTCATGATGATGAGAATAGTAAAGCAGCAGGTTTATGAATGATTTGGACTTACAGTTTCTTCAGCACAGTAAAGATTTGTAGCTATTATCCCAGTTGGTCCTCTCTTCAACCACCCACATGCATATAAGCCTTTCTCTACTAGTGCATCTCCAGAAGCTTCGCTTAACACACGTCCTTGAACATTTGGAACAATTCCTGGAAAAGCAGCCTCACTTAATTTGCAACAGTGATGGACCGCACAGCAATCAAAGTTTTCATGCAAATTGAGGCGAATGCTGAAAACACTTACCCATGGGATGGGATAAAGAAGGGAATAAAAACATTAATGTGAACGGAAGTATTTGCAATTGCCAAATAGATATACAAATGATGAATTGGAAACTTAAAATTATAGAGAAATCTATCCAAGCGATGAGCTTTAAGGCAATCAAAATTTTGTCATGATTTAGCACATACCTTTATGGAGATCAAAGGGCAAGCCATCAACAGGTCTCGACTTGTAACCAACGCTCTTCAATACCAGCCTACAAACAATTCAGTAAAACACATCAACATTCAGTACAGAACACCAGACTgcagaaaaaaaataaaggagcCCACTGGTGCAGCGACCAGTGACTGACCCAGTAATACATATGGCTTTGGAGGCCAGAAGCAAAGGAAGATTAAAACCAAATAAAAGCTAAAAAGCATCTTCCTTGGTCCAAGAGGAGGTGCCCATCGTAGCGTATTGAGTAATTAGTGCAAATAAATTTAGTTGAGGAATCTATCGAAAGCATGGGCTATCTCATTTTCTTTAACTTAAAGGTTTTTCTACTCACTATTATGTCACAGACCCCTACTGGATGTTCAACTACTCTGCTCGCTAGTTGTATCTTCTCAGACATTGCTTTCTTCCGATCTCACCACTTCATCTACTATATTCTTCTTCCCTCTTCTgtattctttctgtttttttataaaaaaaaatatgatgGGAATCCAGCGAAAGATACGTTTAGCTGCAAATAAAAAAGGCTCTTCCTACAGCACAGCAATGTGAAATAAAATCTAGAGCTGATGGGTTTCATACATGTTATAAGAGTTGGTAAATCATTTAAGGAAGAAAATTTATGGGAAACAAAGGAAACTAAAGCAGTGTACCCGCATTCCATTTCATCAAAAAGTCCAGTACCAACTGCAATCTGCCTCCCAGAGCCAGCATCTTCTGGAGGTAGACAGAAGTTCAGAGTTAGAAGTGGTTATCTGTCATGAACAAGATCTGCAACATGCACATTTACTAAAATATAATTGTGACATAATGCAAACACTAAGTCAAGTCTTTAACATTTTTTAAACTAGTTTTATGCGTGAATTACACAAACACGGGTTATTTGGTTTTCAACCAAGTTTTGTAGATTATTTCTTTATAGTTAGAAGTGGTTATCTGTATGCGAGATTCCCTCATCATATCaataaatttacaactttaaattTCCTCACTGGACAATGTCAACTCCATGCTAAGACCATTAAATAGAACAAAAAGAGCAGAAAATTCCTAGTGAAGAAAATATACCCTCCCCAAAACAAAAAGGCAAGAAAATTTTTATAAGCATGCAGTCTCTTTAACAAGCTTTAACAGCAAACAGTTACCTTTAAGAATTGTCCTCTCCAAGCGCAAACCAGCAACATGACCACTTCTACAATCTGATTCCAGAAACCTGTCTGGTTTTCTGAAGAAGACAAAGTGCAGTTCTTTTTTACCTGGACTACATACGGAAGCTGCAGAAGTGGCTGCCTTGGACAGCAGTTCATGAATTCGCCTTTTAATCCGGTTACTCTTTAGTTCTTCCTTTGCATACAAAACAAAAGAACAGAATACTCAACTTGGGGGAGAGTTAAGCATAACATTAGTGCATCGAAGCAATAGTGAaattcctttttctcttttttgatgTCTGATTTGAAGCAATAGTGAAACTCTTGGAGCAAAGCTCATCAAATCCCTCTTAACTTTAGGGTGGTGTTtgcttaaaaaaatgaaaaaacgtTTTTGGTTGAGACACAGTTTTTGCAGAAATTGTTTTCCATATTTTTGACTTGCACCACCGGCCAGTAgtgaaaactttttttttttgagtagTGAAAACTGTTTTAGTCTCTACCCCCGATATCATGTGAATAAACATGAGCCTTGGTTCTAACTCAACCTCGaaagctagctcatgaggtgGAACTTTCCCAAAACTATACGAGGAGACAACAACTCACTCCGTCAACCAATTTGGACTCTTAACACATCCGATTAGTTTTCTCAGCCAGATAGGCTTCTCTTTTCTCAACAAGACCCGTCACCGCACATTATTCTTGGTCTTGCATTTTATTTACTTATCTGGACTCTTAACACATCCGATTagttatcttttttttcttttatttaccaTTGGGATATCATTGAAGAATCAAATTTACACTTACCCTTGTAGTTAGCCGACCATTTAGGTATTTCTCTCAATCATGTGATTGTAtcctcattttctttttcttgttttttataTGGTAGTTGAGGCATAAAGGAGGGGCAAGTTACTTCCCTTAAAACGTTTCTCATCGAAGAAAAGCAAC of the Nicotiana tabacum cultivar K326 chromosome 7, ASM71507v2, whole genome shotgun sequence genome contains:
- the LOC107824273 gene encoding uncharacterized protein LOC107824273, with protein sequence MPTYTAIALENLLEPRVRKSYGKQQLNDDKKEEEKVLENIEPTPAPVNHIYISPALYITPEQAPIPETSSGSLSPSPYVVNHKRRGGGGEASFANRKLDEKLEEPENIKERTDLDLKLKEEELAEDNLFEAEDEDEGFLDPSCDVLSVGSVNNEVKGLDCRSFVSVQGEFFDADEDFSSEGSALNSYGPNIEFELRATRLKLLEEIDRRKTAEDSLNMMQCQWQSISNVLSQAGLTLPSPSDVIGGMQPDNLSIEQLSQEVIVTRFVAEAIAKGQARVEAELAAEAILESKNQEISRLRDRLRYYEAVNHEMSQRNQEIVDVARKQRQRKRMQRKWLWSCIGLSAAIGVSAVAYNYLPQTSKHQPISKPCDSTGAGTHETA